Proteins encoded within one genomic window of Streptomyces sp. NBC_01314:
- the fxsT gene encoding FxSxx-COOH system tetratricopeptide repeat protein, with protein MTHDDAGRGTIITFYSFKGGTGRTMALVNTAWILASNGLRVLVVDWDLEAPGLHTYLQPLLADPELTESAGVIEMVSDFARHAVTPRVGSGVDGSGTAGPARPNGGGLPEEPGHRERARVDRYAVGTELRLPPGGKLDLLPAGVQDPDTYAVTVSTFDWGTFYRMGGSDFLTALRDDMAARYDYVLIDSRTGLSDTASICTVVMPDIVVDCFTLSRQGVNGAAHVARSIRRISHTQRDIRIVPVPMRVEDAGRDRLEAGRYQARSLFAPFLDWVPPEEQDQYWSSVEIPYKPSYAYEEIPATVGERRQDGTLLAAFERLTARLTDNRVTQLSNMPEPYRQTLRAEYERTSPIMRKDYYVSYAATDRLWADWTVTVLRAAGYEATLAPIEVDEVTDAPVAPTGLERTLAGEGRMVVLLSPQYTALPQAREIRRRTSRRDPSGQIGMVVPLRVDDAPPPAEFAPLSAVSLAGVTAEEAVARLLTTVDRAGSVEPGSRPAAVGLAAAARLPGTPPQVIGGRPQRNVVFTGRRALIERLRDSLLSGTTAVLPQALYGLGGVGKTQLALEYAYRFESDYDLVWWINAAEPTQIRQDLNTLAGHLGVPLGGKDLTAVCNEVLDKLRRGTPHARWLLVYDNAEKPADLDGLVPVSGPGHHILITSRNPAWAERAARIEVDLFTREESVALLRRYNVTLEPVEAARVAEELGDFPLAVSLAAASLQESAMPVDTYVEMLRTQMTDILRSQSAPDYPTSAAASWSLDRLKSRTPAAAALLQLCAFFGPDPIPRDMLSSRPALALLERHDPSLSDPLLMSRLYGEIVRNGLAQVDQRTDTLTLHRLIQRVLRDQLSSDEQTAMRERAQAVLGQANPKDPDESENWRRYATLLPHLWPTRAQESDNLPVRQWICDTVRHLWRSGDADTANTTAERVLTSWLPRFGEDDALVLRLRTELGNALREQGRLPEAYDVTRDVYERGSRVLGEDHPYTLGAAMSLGSDLRSVGRYADAMESDRETLRRTRRLLGDGHARTLAAAGNLAVSEFLSGDRQAARETNREILKQRREIFGPDQRATLNSATNYARDLRAAGALHEALKLLQDTLKRSRRALGPDHLITFRASLGVAVLHRRLGEYEEAYTLTNDTFEQAKKQLGQDHHDTLAVATNLSADLYDRGESVRGRELAKETFDRYGRRFGPDHVFTLTSANNLAVLLRLTGQPEAALELSTRTADRFRRLLGPRHPYTLTCMLNHATDLSESGDHGRALAVGREAYEGLRDVLGPDHHLAIAGASNLAGELRRDESDEPEGSHEEAGRLHEEAERRARESKELGGDHPLTRAVTRWQPIDADIEPPVT; from the coding sequence ATGACCCATGACGACGCCGGCCGGGGCACCATCATCACCTTCTACTCCTTCAAGGGCGGTACGGGCCGCACGATGGCGCTGGTCAACACCGCCTGGATCCTCGCGAGCAACGGCCTGCGCGTACTCGTCGTGGACTGGGACCTGGAGGCCCCCGGACTGCACACCTATCTGCAGCCCCTGCTGGCCGACCCCGAACTCACCGAGAGCGCCGGCGTCATAGAGATGGTCAGCGACTTCGCCCGGCACGCGGTGACGCCACGGGTGGGCTCCGGTGTGGACGGCTCGGGCACGGCCGGCCCGGCCCGGCCGAACGGGGGTGGCCTGCCCGAGGAGCCCGGCCACCGGGAACGGGCACGCGTCGACCGGTACGCCGTCGGCACGGAACTACGGCTGCCACCGGGCGGAAAACTGGACCTGCTGCCCGCCGGCGTGCAGGACCCCGACACCTACGCGGTCACCGTCAGCACCTTCGACTGGGGCACGTTCTACCGCATGGGCGGCTCCGACTTCCTCACCGCGCTCCGCGACGACATGGCCGCGCGGTACGACTACGTACTGATCGACAGCCGGACCGGCCTCAGTGACACCGCGAGCATCTGCACGGTCGTCATGCCGGACATCGTCGTGGACTGCTTCACCCTCAGCCGGCAGGGCGTCAACGGCGCCGCGCACGTCGCCCGTTCGATCCGCCGTATTTCCCACACCCAGCGCGACATCCGTATAGTCCCCGTCCCCATGCGGGTCGAGGATGCCGGCCGCGACCGCCTGGAGGCCGGCCGTTACCAGGCGCGCAGTCTGTTCGCGCCGTTCCTGGACTGGGTTCCGCCCGAGGAGCAGGACCAGTACTGGAGCAGCGTCGAGATCCCGTACAAACCCAGCTACGCCTACGAGGAGATCCCCGCGACCGTCGGCGAACGCCGGCAGGACGGCACCCTGCTCGCCGCGTTCGAACGGCTGACCGCTCGGCTCACCGACAACCGGGTGACACAGCTGAGCAACATGCCGGAGCCGTACCGCCAGACACTGCGTGCGGAGTACGAGCGGACCTCCCCGATCATGCGCAAGGACTACTACGTCAGCTACGCGGCGACCGACCGGCTGTGGGCCGACTGGACCGTCACCGTGCTGCGGGCGGCCGGCTACGAGGCGACGCTCGCCCCGATCGAGGTGGACGAGGTGACGGACGCACCCGTCGCACCCACGGGTCTCGAACGCACGCTGGCCGGCGAAGGACGCATGGTCGTGCTGCTCTCGCCGCAGTACACCGCGCTGCCGCAGGCGCGGGAGATCCGCCGGCGGACCAGCCGCAGGGACCCGTCCGGGCAGATCGGCATGGTCGTCCCCCTCCGGGTCGACGACGCACCGCCCCCCGCGGAGTTCGCGCCCCTTTCGGCGGTCAGCCTTGCGGGTGTCACCGCGGAAGAGGCCGTGGCCCGCCTCCTGACCACCGTCGACCGTGCCGGCTCGGTCGAGCCGGGGTCCCGTCCCGCCGCCGTCGGTCTGGCCGCGGCGGCCCGGCTTCCCGGTACTCCACCGCAGGTCATCGGGGGACGGCCGCAGCGCAATGTCGTCTTCACGGGTCGCCGGGCGCTCATCGAACGACTGCGTGACAGCCTGCTCTCCGGCACGACCGCCGTACTGCCGCAGGCGCTCTACGGACTGGGTGGCGTGGGCAAGACGCAGCTCGCGCTCGAGTACGCGTACCGCTTCGAGTCGGACTACGATCTCGTCTGGTGGATCAACGCCGCGGAGCCGACGCAGATCCGCCAGGACCTGAACACGCTGGCCGGGCATCTCGGTGTGCCCCTTGGTGGCAAGGACTTGACGGCCGTATGCAACGAGGTTCTGGACAAGCTGCGTCGCGGCACCCCCCACGCGCGTTGGCTGCTCGTGTACGACAACGCCGAGAAGCCGGCCGACCTGGACGGTCTGGTTCCGGTCAGTGGGCCCGGTCACCACATCCTCATCACCTCGCGGAATCCCGCCTGGGCCGAACGTGCCGCGCGCATCGAGGTGGACCTCTTCACCCGTGAGGAGAGCGTCGCGCTGCTGCGCCGCTACAACGTGACACTCGAGCCGGTGGAAGCGGCTCGGGTGGCAGAGGAACTCGGGGACTTCCCGCTGGCCGTGAGCCTCGCCGCCGCCTCGCTCCAGGAGTCGGCGATGCCCGTGGACACCTATGTGGAGATGCTCCGTACCCAGATGACCGACATCCTGCGCAGCCAGTCCGCCCCTGACTACCCGACGTCGGCGGCGGCCAGCTGGTCACTCGATCGGCTGAAATCCCGTACGCCCGCCGCGGCCGCGCTGCTCCAACTGTGCGCGTTCTTCGGGCCGGATCCGATCCCGCGGGACATGCTCAGCAGTCGGCCCGCGCTCGCACTGCTCGAACGCCACGACCCGAGCCTCTCCGACCCGCTGCTGATGAGCAGGCTCTACGGAGAGATCGTCCGCAACGGACTCGCCCAGGTCGACCAGCGGACCGACACGCTGACCCTGCACCGCCTGATCCAGCGTGTGCTGCGGGACCAGCTCTCCTCCGACGAGCAGACCGCCATGCGGGAACGGGCCCAGGCCGTACTGGGCCAGGCCAACCCCAAGGACCCCGACGAGTCCGAGAACTGGCGGCGTTACGCCACACTGCTCCCGCACCTCTGGCCCACCCGGGCCCAGGAGAGCGACAACCTCCCGGTACGGCAGTGGATCTGCGACACCGTCCGCCACCTGTGGCGAAGCGGCGACGCCGACACCGCCAACACCACCGCCGAACGGGTCCTCACCAGCTGGCTGCCCCGCTTCGGCGAGGACGACGCGCTCGTCCTGCGGCTGCGCACCGAACTGGGTAACGCGCTGCGCGAGCAGGGCCGTCTGCCCGAGGCGTACGACGTGACACGTGACGTCTACGAGCGGGGCAGCAGGGTCCTGGGAGAGGACCACCCCTACACCCTGGGCGCGGCCATGAGTCTCGGCTCGGACCTTCGCAGTGTCGGCCGGTACGCCGACGCCATGGAGAGCGACAGAGAGACTCTGCGACGGACCAGGCGCCTCCTCGGCGACGGTCACGCGCGTACCCTCGCTGCGGCCGGAAACCTCGCCGTGTCCGAGTTCCTGTCCGGCGACCGGCAGGCCGCCCGTGAGACCAACCGGGAAATCTTGAAACAGCGGCGGGAGATCTTCGGACCCGACCAGCGCGCCACACTCAACTCCGCCACGAACTACGCCCGCGACCTACGCGCCGCCGGGGCACTCCACGAGGCGTTGAAGCTTCTGCAGGACACCCTGAAGCGCAGTCGGCGCGCGCTGGGCCCCGACCACCTGATCACCTTCCGCGCTTCCCTCGGGGTCGCGGTCCTGCACCGTCGGCTCGGCGAGTACGAGGAGGCGTACACGCTGACCAACGACACTTTCGAGCAGGCAAAGAAACAACTGGGCCAGGACCATCACGACACCCTCGCCGTCGCGACGAATCTGAGCGCGGACCTTTACGACCGAGGGGAGTCGGTTCGAGGCCGTGAACTGGCGAAAGAGACCTTCGACCGTTACGGGCGTCGCTTCGGCCCGGACCACGTGTTCACCCTCACCAGCGCCAACAACCTCGCGGTGCTGCTCCGCCTGACCGGACAGCCGGAGGCCGCGCTCGAACTGTCCACCCGCACCGCCGACCGATTCCGCCGACTGCTCGGGCCCCGACACCCCTACACCCTCACGTGCATGCTCAACCACGCGACCGATCTGTCCGAGAGCGGTGACCACGGACGGGCCCTGGCGGTGGGCCGTGAGGCGTACGAGGGTCTCCGGGACGTGCTCGGCCCTGACCACCACCTCGCCATCGCCGGTGCCTCGAACCTGGCGGGCGAACTGCGCCGGGACGAATCGGATGAGCCCGAAGGGTCGCACGAGGAGGCGGGCCGGCTCCACGAGGAGGCGGAGCGGCGTGCGAGGGAGAGCAAGGAGCTCGGTGGTGACCACCCTCTGACCCGGGCAGTCACCCGCTGGCAGCCCATCGACGCGGACATCGAGCCGCCGGTCACATGA
- a CDS encoding TIR-like protein FxsC, whose product MEPYFFLSYARRRGPRVLVKRFYDDLCAELRQELRRLHKGNAMPFDRPFLDVQSIQVGQDWNAALGEALGHCRTMLALYTPDYFRSDFCGREWKAFEDRQRSHREVTGVDAKALIPVLWEPVQNIPSGASHIQYDNLDLGENYAQWGLRRILVSDPGGEEYRRIVNLIAHQILVAAEHFRIRPANGLDISGPESAGPFPSATERAEPGSRALLFVAARTSANAHRKSTDPGCHGESPTDWNPYHAESPEPLVERASLLLEERGFTVRTEIVSDMLGASLDEARGQGQVAVLLVEASAAADEPFGRALRAYDRSNHPGSAAIIPCEQEEAGDGPRGKAYWEAVRGALPFNWAKGTGDPLPLLQSGIGSDRFDGALHAVVAKAQNHLVSFLETLKVNSMEMPRITSASLPVLSTVATPRSRTGLAPPIAARASSTPMPFEKEQEDDP is encoded by the coding sequence TTGGAACCGTATTTCTTCCTGAGCTATGCGCGCAGGCGCGGACCCAGGGTCCTCGTCAAGCGGTTTTACGACGACCTGTGCGCGGAATTACGCCAAGAACTGCGGCGATTACACAAGGGCAATGCCATGCCCTTCGACCGCCCGTTTCTCGACGTACAGTCCATTCAAGTGGGGCAGGACTGGAACGCGGCCCTCGGCGAAGCTCTGGGCCACTGCCGCACCATGCTGGCCCTGTACACCCCCGACTACTTCAGAAGCGACTTCTGCGGTCGGGAGTGGAAGGCGTTCGAGGACCGGCAGCGCAGCCACAGAGAAGTGACGGGAGTGGACGCGAAGGCGCTCATCCCCGTTCTGTGGGAGCCGGTGCAGAACATCCCGTCGGGCGCGTCCCACATTCAGTACGACAACCTCGATCTCGGCGAGAACTACGCGCAATGGGGCCTGCGCCGCATCCTGGTCTCGGACCCGGGCGGCGAGGAGTACCGCCGCATCGTGAACCTCATCGCGCACCAGATCCTCGTCGCCGCCGAGCACTTCCGCATACGGCCCGCCAACGGCCTGGACATCAGCGGTCCGGAATCCGCCGGCCCCTTCCCGTCCGCCACCGAACGCGCGGAACCGGGCAGCCGGGCCCTGCTGTTCGTGGCCGCCCGAACCTCGGCGAACGCCCACCGGAAGTCGACGGACCCGGGCTGCCACGGGGAGAGCCCCACCGACTGGAACCCCTACCACGCCGAATCCCCGGAACCGCTGGTCGAGAGGGCGAGCCTCCTGCTGGAGGAGCGTGGCTTCACGGTACGGACCGAGATCGTCTCGGACATGCTGGGCGCCAGCCTGGACGAGGCTCGTGGGCAGGGGCAGGTCGCGGTCCTCCTGGTGGAGGCCTCGGCCGCCGCGGACGAGCCGTTCGGACGAGCCCTCCGTGCCTACGACCGGAGCAACCATCCGGGCAGCGCGGCCATAATTCCGTGCGAGCAGGAAGAGGCGGGTGACGGCCCCCGGGGCAAGGCCTACTGGGAGGCGGTCCGGGGTGCCCTTCCGTTCAACTGGGCGAAGGGAACCGGGGATCCCCTGCCGCTGCTGCAGTCGGGCATCGGCTCGGACCGGTTCGACGGGGCGCTCCACGCCGTCGTCGCGAAGGCGCAGAACCATCTGGTCTCCTTTCTCGAGACCCTCAAGGTCAACTCCATGGAGATGCCCCGGATCACGTCCGCCTCGCTCCCCGTCCTGAGCACCGTGGCCACTCCGCGCAGCCGTACCGGGCTCGCGCCGCCGATCGCTGCCCGCGCCTCCTCCACACCGATGCCCTTTGAGAAGGAGCAGGAAGATGACCCATGA
- a CDS encoding FxsB family cyclophane-forming radical SAM/SPASM peptide maturase: MTAETGAGDLPAVPFRQFLLKIHSLCNLSCDYCYVYFAADQSWRRRPGVMALDTVRQAMDRIAEHAREHGLPMVRIILHGGEPLLVGKAYLGELLAVIAERLPAVVEVRCSMQSNGTLLDEEFLALLRRHRVGVAVSLDGSRAAHDRHRRFANGRPSHARVASALRLLNSPRHRELFVGLLCTVDLANDPVETFEALLEFDAPRVDFLLPHGTWEHPPPGLEHRDVPPAWPPAIVSPNEPTPYARWLITAFDRWFDAPRKETRVRMFEEVMSGVLGGAVNTEAFGLSPVDLVVVEADGAIEQSDSLKIVGEGVPETGLDVFRHSFSDALATEAIRRRQTGLRGLGQACRDCALVHVCGGGLYAHRHHPATGFDTPSVYCYDLYTFITHVRSRIHAEMAPLFETVETAEASVELGPRRP, translated from the coding sequence ATGACGGCGGAGACCGGGGCCGGGGACTTGCCCGCGGTCCCCTTTCGGCAGTTTCTGCTGAAAATACACAGCCTATGCAATTTGTCTTGTGACTACTGTTACGTGTATTTTGCGGCCGACCAGAGTTGGCGCAGACGCCCCGGGGTGATGGCCCTCGACACCGTGCGACAGGCGATGGATCGGATAGCCGAACACGCCCGTGAGCACGGACTCCCCATGGTGCGGATCATTCTGCACGGGGGAGAACCGCTGCTCGTCGGAAAGGCGTATCTCGGAGAACTGCTCGCCGTCATCGCCGAGCGTCTCCCCGCCGTGGTGGAGGTCCGCTGCTCGATGCAGTCGAACGGCACACTCCTCGACGAGGAGTTCCTCGCGCTGCTGCGCCGCCACAGGGTCGGCGTCGCGGTCAGCCTGGACGGTTCCCGCGCCGCGCACGACCGGCACCGGCGGTTCGCGAACGGCCGCCCCAGCCATGCACGAGTCGCCTCGGCACTGCGTCTGCTGAACAGCCCCCGTCACAGGGAGCTGTTCGTCGGGTTGTTGTGCACCGTGGATCTGGCCAACGACCCTGTCGAAACATTTGAGGCACTGCTGGAATTCGACGCACCCCGCGTCGATTTCCTTCTGCCGCACGGCACTTGGGAGCATCCACCGCCAGGTCTCGAACACCGCGACGTGCCACCGGCGTGGCCCCCGGCCATCGTCTCGCCGAACGAGCCGACGCCGTACGCCCGCTGGCTCATCACTGCGTTCGACCGCTGGTTCGACGCGCCCCGCAAGGAGACGCGGGTCCGGATGTTCGAGGAAGTCATGTCAGGTGTGCTCGGTGGTGCCGTGAATACCGAGGCGTTCGGGCTCTCTCCGGTGGACCTCGTGGTCGTGGAGGCCGATGGGGCGATCGAGCAGTCCGATTCACTGAAGATAGTGGGCGAAGGTGTTCCCGAGACCGGCCTCGATGTCTTCCGGCACTCATTCTCGGACGCGTTGGCGACCGAGGCGATTCGGCGCAGACAGACAGGGCTCCGCGGCCTCGGACAGGCCTGCCGTGACTGTGCTCTGGTCCACGTCTGTGGCGGCGGCCTCTACGCCCACCGCCATCACCCCGCGACGGGCTTCGACACCCCGTCCGTCTACTGCTATGACCTGTACACCTTCATCACTCACGTCCGCTCCCGGATCCACGCCGAGATGGCACCACTCTTCGAGACGGTCGAGACGGCCGAGGCATCGGTGGAACTCGGCCCGCGACGGCCGTGA
- the fxsA gene encoding FxSxx-COOH cyclophane-containing RiPP peptide, which yields MDAPRNSHNSTRLVDISEMSPGLLEVVAGKDTVLGHAVRRHLQERDSSSKTTDVVFESAL from the coding sequence ATGGACGCGCCTCGGAACAGCCACAACAGCACGCGACTGGTCGACATCTCCGAAATGTCGCCCGGTCTGCTGGAGGTGGTGGCAGGCAAGGACACGGTGCTGGGTCATGCCGTGCGACGCCATCTCCAGGAGCGGGACAGCTCGTCGAAGACGACCGACGTCGTCTTCGAAAGCGCGCTGTGA
- a CDS encoding YceI family protein, producing MPLGLLRRRFKSVPGGAAGATFPIPDGAGVVLREVLDPVNQPMGAADVTVTELRNHRVAARGATDPYGFFMAVLPPGTYSLLILAEGLEPHRETVEIVADAGVSRERVWLQSARALALPAPGTWLFDPPHTSIRFIAKHVGMAHVHGRFERFEGGLVIDQDMTRSRAHVRIAASSITTGNNTRDTHLRSADFLDVDRYPYIDFTSTRFGYRGGSKWTLQGSLTMHGVSRSVALDTTYLGTVNGGYGEELRCAAFAKSELHREDYTLNWRSMLARGIAVVGPTIQLELDVQAMYRTHDTPTPPE from the coding sequence ATGCCCCTCGGACTGCTCCGGCGGCGATTCAAGAGTGTCCCCGGAGGCGCCGCGGGCGCCACGTTCCCGATCCCGGACGGCGCGGGTGTCGTCCTCCGCGAGGTACTGGACCCCGTGAACCAACCCATGGGCGCGGCCGATGTGACGGTGACGGAACTGCGCAACCACCGTGTCGCCGCACGCGGCGCCACGGACCCGTACGGCTTCTTCATGGCCGTGCTGCCACCCGGTACCTACAGCTTGCTGATCCTGGCCGAGGGCCTGGAACCGCACCGCGAGACGGTCGAGATCGTCGCGGACGCCGGTGTCTCCCGGGAGCGGGTGTGGTTGCAGTCCGCAAGGGCACTCGCACTCCCGGCCCCCGGCACCTGGCTCTTCGACCCGCCGCACACGTCGATCCGCTTCATCGCCAAGCACGTCGGGATGGCCCATGTGCACGGCCGCTTCGAACGCTTCGAGGGCGGCCTCGTGATCGACCAGGACATGACCCGGTCCCGCGCCCATGTGCGGATCGCCGCGTCCAGCATCACCACGGGCAACAACACCCGTGACACGCACCTGCGTTCCGCCGACTTCCTCGACGTCGACCGCTACCCGTACATCGACTTCACCAGCACCCGCTTCGGCTACCGCGGCGGCAGCAAGTGGACGCTCCAGGGCAGCCTCACCATGCACGGCGTCAGCCGCTCCGTGGCCCTGGACACCACCTACCTCGGCACCGTCAACGGCGGCTACGGCGAGGAACTCCGCTGCGCCGCCTTCGCCAAGTCCGAACTCCACCGAGAGGACTACACCCTCAACTGGCGCTCCATGCTGGCCCGCGGCATCGCGGTCGTCGGCCCCACCATCCAACTGGAACTGGACGTCCAGGCGATGTACCGCACCCACGACACGCCCACCCCGCCGGAGTAG
- a CDS encoding maleylacetate reductase codes for MYEAQPMRVVMRPGAAVTAVAGEAERLGLRRLLVVCGPRGVETARAVADSLGDVSAGLFAEARQHVPVEVAERAVRAARAADADGCVAVGGGSAIGLGKAIALRTELPLIAVPSTYSGSEMTPVWGLTEHGAKRTGRARSVLPRSVVYDPELTLSLPVPFSVTSGINAVAHAAEALYAPDASPLVSLTAEEGARAMVGALPAVAADPGDPEARGRALYGAWLCGAALGATTMGLHHKLCHVLGGTFGLPHAETHTVVLPYVLAYNAPAAPDAMTALGRALTTDNAAQALWDLSGSLGAPGSLAELGLDEADLASAAAEVTGQAYPNPRNLTAADAMEILRAAYEGDRPRAWS; via the coding sequence ATGTACGAGGCTCAGCCCATGCGGGTCGTCATGCGCCCCGGCGCGGCGGTGACGGCGGTGGCGGGGGAGGCCGAACGGCTGGGCCTGCGGCGGCTGTTGGTGGTGTGCGGACCGAGAGGTGTCGAAACGGCCCGGGCTGTCGCGGACTCACTCGGTGACGTGAGTGCCGGACTGTTCGCGGAGGCCCGCCAGCACGTACCGGTGGAGGTGGCCGAAAGAGCGGTGCGGGCGGCACGGGCCGCGGACGCGGACGGATGCGTGGCGGTCGGCGGCGGCTCGGCGATCGGACTGGGCAAGGCGATCGCGCTCCGCACCGAACTGCCGCTGATCGCCGTGCCGTCGACCTACTCCGGCTCCGAGATGACCCCGGTCTGGGGCCTGACCGAACACGGCGCCAAGCGCACCGGCCGCGCCCGATCGGTCCTGCCGCGCAGCGTCGTCTACGACCCCGAACTCACGCTCTCCCTCCCGGTGCCCTTCTCCGTGACCAGCGGCATCAACGCGGTCGCCCACGCCGCCGAGGCCCTGTACGCGCCGGATGCCTCGCCGCTGGTGTCGCTGACGGCGGAGGAGGGCGCCCGAGCCATGGTGGGCGCACTTCCCGCGGTGGCGGCCGACCCCGGGGACCCGGAGGCGCGCGGCCGTGCCCTCTACGGCGCGTGGCTCTGCGGCGCCGCGCTCGGCGCGACCACCATGGGCCTGCACCACAAGCTGTGCCACGTCCTCGGCGGCACCTTCGGCCTCCCGCACGCCGAGACCCACACGGTCGTCCTCCCGTACGTCCTCGCCTACAACGCCCCCGCCGCGCCCGACGCCATGACGGCCCTCGGCCGAGCCCTGACCACCGACAACGCCGCCCAGGCCCTGTGGGACCTGTCGGGCAGCCTCGGCGCACCCGGTTCCCTGGCCGAACTCGGTCTCGACGAAGCCGACTTGGCGTCTGCCGCAGCCGAGGTGACGGGACAGGCCTACCCCAACCCACGAAACCTCACGGCGGCGGACGCCATGGAGATCCTGAGGGCGGCGTACGAGGGCGACCGGCCCCGGGCCTGGTCCTGA
- a CDS encoding dioxygenase, giving the protein MTTEFTTRITEAVVDSLDGTADPRLRELLAALTRHLHAFVREAEPTTQEWEQAIAFLTATGQSCTATRQEFVLLSDVLGVSMLVETINSEGRGERDENGERGEEAERDEEGERGESDGRGGVTESTVLGPFHMTESPARELGADIDLVGGGEPCVISGRVLSKDGTPLPGAVLDVWQANAEGYYDVQQPDVQPPGNGRGLFTADAEGRFWFRTCVPSPYPIPTDGPVGDLLRATARHPYRPAHIHFIASAEGHTPVTTHIFVAGSDYLDSDAVFAVKESLVQDFTETDDPSRAQRFGIPNPFRHARFDLVLNATNTPGARDSERA; this is encoded by the coding sequence ATGACCACCGAATTCACCACCCGGATCACCGAGGCGGTCGTCGACAGTCTCGACGGCACGGCCGACCCGCGCCTGCGCGAGCTGCTCGCCGCCCTCACCCGCCACCTCCACGCCTTCGTCCGCGAGGCCGAGCCGACGACGCAGGAGTGGGAACAGGCGATCGCCTTCCTCACGGCGACCGGTCAGAGCTGCACGGCCACCCGGCAGGAGTTCGTCCTCCTGTCGGACGTCCTCGGTGTCTCGATGCTGGTCGAGACAATCAACAGCGAAGGGCGTGGTGAGAGGGACGAGAACGGCGAGAGGGGCGAGGAGGCCGAGAGGGATGAGGAGGGCGAGAGGGGCGAGAGCGACGGGCGCGGCGGCGTGACGGAGTCGACGGTCCTCGGCCCGTTCCACATGACCGAGTCCCCGGCCCGGGAACTCGGCGCGGACATCGACCTGGTCGGCGGCGGCGAGCCGTGCGTGATCAGCGGGCGTGTGCTGTCGAAGGACGGCACCCCGCTGCCCGGCGCGGTCCTCGACGTCTGGCAGGCGAACGCCGAGGGGTACTACGACGTCCAGCAGCCCGACGTCCAGCCGCCGGGCAACGGCCGCGGACTGTTCACGGCGGACGCCGAGGGCCGCTTCTGGTTCCGTACCTGCGTGCCGAGCCCGTACCCCATTCCCACGGACGGGCCCGTCGGTGACCTTCTCCGCGCGACGGCCCGGCATCCCTACCGCCCGGCCCACATCCACTTCATCGCCTCGGCCGAGGGGCACACCCCGGTCACCACCCACATCTTCGTGGCCGGCAGCGACTACCTCGACTCGGACGCGGTCTTCGCCGTCAAGGAGAGCCTCGTCCAGGACTTCACGGAGACCGACGACCCGTCCCGGGCCCAGCGGTTCGGCATCCCGAACCCGTTCCGCCACGCCCGCTTCGACCTCGTACTCAATGCCACGAACACTCCCGGCGCGCGCGACTCGGAGCGTGCGTAG